TGCGCTGAAACGTCGCCGGCCGACCAATGGCGGATTGGCAGACGGTTTGTATCCAGCCATAGCGACCTTCGGCTTCCGCCGCCCACCATTCAATGCCCATCCCTTCCAGTCGTTCGCGGGCGGCCGTGACGGCGGCTTGGATATTCGGCGGCGGCGGCGTGTCGTCTTCCGTCACATCGTTGAGCAGCAGGCGTATGGCTTCACCTTCCGCCGCCGCATCCGCAACTCGATGGTCGGCGCGCAGTTGCTCCGCCAACGCGCCGACTTCCGCCTCGATGACTTGGGGCAACCGCCACCGCCGCACCGGGAGCGGCGGGAGCGGCCCGGCCAGTGTTTGACGGAGCGCCTCCACGCCGACGCCCTTGTTGGCGACGATGGGGATGACCGGAACGCCCAGCGCCTGCGCCAGCCGGTCAAGGTCAAAGGTCAGCCCCTTGGCCTCGGCCACATCCATCATGTTGAGCGCCAGCCAAACAGGCCGCCCCAACTCCATCGCCTGCGTCACAAGGTAAAGGTTGCGCTCCAAGTTGCTTGCGTCGGCGATGGCCAGAATGGCCTCCGGCGGCTCGGTGTCCGTTTGGCGTCCTAACACGACATCGCGCGTAATCCGTTCGTCGAGGGAGCGGGCGGAAAGGCTGTACACGCCCGGCAGATCAATGACGACGATTTCACGCTCTCCGACGGTGAAGCGCCCTTCCTTTTTCTCAACAGTGACGCCGGGGTAGTTGCCGACCTTCTGACGGAGGCCGGTCAGCGCGTTGAACAGCGTGGTCTTGCCGCAGTTAGGATTACCGACAAGCGCTAGACGGCGCGGGGCATGTGTTTCACCCACAGTCCGAACTCACAGTGCGGAAACTTCAACGGCGGCGGCTTCGTCTTTGCGCAACGACAGCCGGTAGCCGCGCAACTCCACTTCCAGCGGGTCGCCCAGCGGGGCGACGCGAATGACCTTGACCATAACGCCGGTTGTCATCCCCATCTCCTGTAGGCGCTGAACAATGGCGCGGCCGCCGCGTACGCGCTCAACGCGGGCCGTCGCTCCGACCTCCAGCGTATCGAGCGTCATGGCAAACGTTCCACAAGCACGCCCTGCGCCGTCCGGCGGTTGAGCGTCATTCGCACGCCGAGTACGGAACACACCAGCGGATCGCCGGCGGTGATGACGCGCACTTCGGCCGTCTCGCAGAGACCGCGTTCCCGCAGCGTTTCCGCGCCGGCGATGTCCAGAAGACGCGCAATTCGCACACGGTCGCCGGCGGGAACATCCGCCAGCGTCAACGGTCGGTCGGCGACCGGCGGCGAAGTGGAAGGACGTAAAGCGGCAAGCCACCGTTTCATAAGGGAATCAGCCTCAAGCCGGTCAGGTCTCACAGCCAGAAAGGCCGGCCGCCAACCGTAGGCGAATTGAAAACAGTTTTCAAGTTATTCTGTCCGGGCGCTTCGGTTGTTCCGCGCCGGGATGGTTGTCGCCGGCGTCGGAGACGCCGTGCCTTGCCTCGGCGCGCCGCGTTCGTGCCATGATGTCGCCGACGGCATACCCATCCGCCGACTTTGGGAGGAGCAACCCGCATGGCGGCGCGTAAACTCGAAGGCATGGCGCAGGCGCTTCAAATCTTTATCGGTGACGATGACATGTGGGAAACCGAACCGCTCCACCGGGCGTTGGTGCATCGCCTCCGCTTAGCTGGGGCGGCCGGTGTGACGGTGACGCGCGGACTGGCCGGCTTCGGCCTCAGCGGCCAGATTCGAGCGGCCGACCGGCTGGGCGGCGCAACCGACCTGCCGGTGGTGGTGACGGTAATTGACAAGCCGGAGCACATCTCCGGCCTGCTGCCCATTGTGGACGAAATGGTTCGAGACGGTCTTGTTGTCCGCTTCGATGTGGAGATTCTGCGCCACCGCGACGACGAGTGACGCGCTCAACCTGCCGCCGGGACGGCGACGCCGCCAAGGGTCGGCAGCGCCAATGTCACCTGAAAGCCGTCCGCCAGATTTTCGGCGGTGATGCATCCGCCATGAAGTTGAACCGCTTGCGCGGCAATCGCCAGTCCCAGACCGACGCCGCCGCTGGCTCGGTCGCGCGCCGTCTCAACCCGATAAAACGGCTTGAAAATCGCCTCCAGCGCATCGGACGGTACACCCTTGCCGTGATCCCGCACCGTGATGAGCAAGTTTCGCTCTTTGGCGTCAACCGTCACCTCAACCGACGACCCCTCCGGCGTGTGCCGAACGGCGTTGCGCATGACGTTTTCCAGCGCACGCCGGAGCAATTCCTCATCACCGAGGATGCGCTGATGGGCGGCCTCCGACGCAATCCGGCAGGTTACGGTTCGTCCAGCGGCGCGCGCTTCAAAGTCGGCGTCCGTGGCCACTTCCTGCGTCAGGGCGGCGACATCGAGCATTTTTGACTCGGCCAGCGTCGCCTCACTCTCCAAACGCGCCAGCGCCAGCAACTGCCCGACAAGCTCATCTAGCCGTTCGGCGTCGCGTTCGATACGCTCCAAGTACGGTCGGGCTTCCTCGCCGGCCTTGCGCTGAGCGAGTTCCAGCGCCACCCGCAACCGGGCCAGCGGCGACCGCAACTCGTGGGAAATATCGCCGAAAAGACGGCGTTGAGCCGTGACAAGCGACTCGATGCGTTCCGCCATAGCGTCGAAATCGCGCGCCAAGCCCCCGATTTCGTCCGTGAGACGCCCCAGTTTCGCGCCCGTTCGCGCCGCCAGATCGCCCGCCGCCAAGCGTTGCGCCGTCCGTCGCAGGCGGCCGATGGGGCGCGTCAAGTACCATGCCAACCCATAACACACCACGCCGCTACCGAGCACAAACACCACCAGCCGAATGACCCGCGCGCGCGTCCACATCGGGGGCGGCGGCAACAGATTGCGGTCAAACACGGTCGCTAGCAGGTAGCGCCGGCCGCCGGTGCCCGTCACTGGTCGCAACAAAAATGTCTTGCCGTCCACGACCGTAAAATCTTCGCGGCGCGCGCCGTCACGCCCCATCGGCCAGTCGGGCGGCGGCGCGCCGGCCAGTGGTTGGCCGCTCTCGTCAAGGAGCGCCGCTTGCAGCTTGGCCGTTTCCAGAACACGCCGCAGGTAATGCTCCACGGCCGCCGCTCCCTGTTGTTCGTACAGCAGGACGGCCGTTTCAGCGTAGAGCGTGGTCGCCGCCGTCAGTGTCCGGCGTCCGGGCCAGACGACATCCGAGGCCGTCAGCGAGCCGACCACCGTCACCAAGACAGTAAGCCCCGCCATCGCCAGCCAGAACCAGAGAAAGATTTTGATGAATAGCGTGCGCATAGGGCGCTAGGCGTGCGGACGCGGCTTGTTGGCGGACGAACACAGCGCGTAGAGATACCCGACGCCGCGCACCGACTTGATGCGCTCACTACCGTCTGCGTGTGGGCCGAGCTTTTTACGCAGGTTGCTGACGTGCATATCCACACTCCGGTCAAGCGGATGAAACGGACGTCCCAAAGCCCGCAACGACAGGTCATCGCGCGAGACGATTTGGCCGGCGTGCCGCAACAACTGCGTCAGGATGTCGAACTCCACCGAGGTGACGGCTACCGGCCGCCCGTCCTTGCGGACGCTGCGCGCGCCGCAGTCCAGTTCCAAATCGCCGACCGTCAGCTTTTCCGCCAGCAGCTCCGGCTTGGTTCGGCGCAGGATCGCCCGAATGCGGGCGACGAGTTCGCGCGGGTTGAAGGGCTTGGCGAGATAGTCATCCGCGCCGCTTTCGAGACCGATGATGCGATCGTCGTCGTCGCCGCGCGCCGTCAGCATCAGCGTCGGGACATGCGATACGGCTCGGATTCGCTTGAGGGTTTCAAAACCGTCCAGCTTTGGGAGCATGACATCGAGGATCAGCAGCGCGAACGGCTCGTTGGTCGCCCGCTTGACGCCAAGCTCGCCGTCGTGCGCCACCTCAACCGCAAAGCCTTCGGCGGCTAGATACTCCGCCACGAGTTCGCACAGTTCGGTGTCGTCGTCAACGACTAGAATCCGCTCCATAGCGTACGCGGAACACTTCAACCTCTAGCTGCTTGTTCCGCTAAGTGGTACTGGTGAACGGCCGTCAGCCGCGCCCGCGCCAGCGACGCTAACCCACGAATGAAGGCGCGGTGGCAGTTCAGCGCTGGGACGCGCCGGAAATGCGGGATGCCGACTTCACGGGCGAGCGCTTGGTACTGGATATCCAGTTCGTAGAGCGTCTCAATGTGCTCCGAGACGAAGCTGATTGGCACGGTCAAAATCTGCTCCCAGCCTTCGCGGGCAAAGCGCCGAATGGTGTCTTCCGTGGAAGGCTCTAGCCACCGCACTGGGCCAACCTTGCTCTGGAATGAAAGAAAATGCGGCGGACGGACCCCCAAGCGCCGTTCAAGCGCCGTCATCACGGCCGCGATGGTTCGTTCATGGTGGCGCAGGTAGGGATCGCCGCGCTCAACGTACTTGGTCGGAATACTGTGCGCGCTGAAAAGCAGCTGGACGGCTTCGGGACGCGGATCGGGGAAGCGCCGCATCTCGTCCACGATGAGGTCGGTCAGCGCTGCAATGTAGCCCGGCTCAGTTTCGTAGTGGGTGACGTAACTGCGCCGCATCTCGCGGACGCCGCCGTACTGATCAAAGCAGCCGATGAGTTTCTTGGCCGCCGCGCCGGTGGTCGTCACTGAAAAGTGGGGAAAAAGCGGCAGGACAACCAGATGCGTAATGCGGTCTTGAAGAATCTGCTGGAAGGTGCTTTCGATCAGCGGATGCCAGCACACCATGCCGACGTACACCCGTGCGCCGACGCCCTGCCGTGCAAGTTCGTCTTGGAGCGCCGCCGCCTGTGCCATTGTGATGCGCCGTTGCGGCGACCCGCCGCCGATCTGTTCGTACAACCGCATGGACTTCCGCCGCCGCAGCTTGGCGATGAGCCAACCGACCGGACGCTGCAACACCGGAAACGGCAGGCGGATAATAGAAGGGTCGGAGAAGAGGTTGCGCAGAAAAGGCTCGACGTCCGCCAGCTTTTCCGGGCCGCCCAGATTGAGGAGCAGCACGCCAGGGCGCGGCGGTTGGGGACGCTTGAAAGCTCGAATGTTCATGGTTGACGGCGGCTTTAGGCGATCACAGTAATGAATGGGGGCAAGCTACGCGACTATACGCGGCCGACCGCCAAACGCCAAGCCGCGCGTGCGTATGAAAGCGTACGCAGACGTTTAGAACGGACTCATCAGCACGTCGCCCAGTTCAACGTAGACGTTTTTGACCTGCGTGTAGTGGCGCAGCGCCTCGGCCCCGCCTTCGCGCGCATTGCCGCTTTGTTTGTAGCCGCCAAACGGCGCATGCGGGAAAAAGATGTTGTGGTTGTTGATCCACACCTGCCCGACGCGGAGTGATTTCATCAGGTTCAGCCCGCGTTTGATGTCGCGTGTCCAAACCGACGCCGCCAGCCCGTAGATTGAATCGTTCGCCTGAGCTACGGCGTCGTCTTCGTCCTCAAAGGGGATAACGGCGGCGACAGGGCCGAAGATTTCTTCGCGGGCGATCCGCATGTCGTTGCGAGCATCGGCGAAAACAGTTGGGCGCAGGTAGTTGCCGGTCTCCGGCAGGTTCGTCGGGCGGACGCCGCCCGTCACCAATCGCGCGCCTTCCCTGCGTCCCAGCTCAATGTAGCTCAACACTTTTTCATACTGGGCGCGGGTGACGAGCGGCCCGTTGTTGGTGGCTTCATCCAGCGGATGCCCGACCACCAGCCGGTCGGCCGCGGCTGCGAAACGGTCGAGAAATTCGTCATAGACACTGCGGTGGACAAACAAGCGGGTGCTCGCCGTACAGGTTTGGCCGGAGTTGTAAAACGTCCCCATCAGCGCGCCCGTCACAGCGAGGTCAAGATCGGCGTCCGGGCAGATGATGAAGGGCGATTTGCCGCCAAGTTCAAGCAGGACGCGCTTGAGCGTCCCAGCAGCGGCTCGGCTGACCAACTTACCGGTCTCTGTCCCGCCAGTGAGTGAAATCAAATCTACGTCGGGATGTTCCAGCAGGTAGGCGGCTACGTCGTGTCCGGGTTCGGTGATGATGTTGAGAACACCGTCGGGAAGGCCGGCCGCTGTACATAGTTCGCCCAGCTTTAGCGCCGTCAACGGCGTCGCCGGCGAGGGCTTGAGCACCATGCTGTTGCCGGCGGCGAGCGCCGGTGCGATTTTGAAGGCGGCCAGCGCCAGCGGGTAGTTGTTCGGCGCAAAGCCGACGCAGACGCCGATTGGCTCGCGGAGCGTAAAATCCAAGCCGGCGGCCGGCACGGGAATCGTCTCGCCGTAGATTTTGTCGGCCCAGCCGGCGAAGTGCCGAAAGGTGTCAATGACGACTGGGATTTCAAGGGCGCGCGCGTAACCAGCCGGTTTTCCCTGATCGCTTGCTTCGAGTTGGGCGAAGTCTTCCAAATGCGCTTCAAGCAAGTCGGCGATGCGGTTGAGCACTTTGGCGCGCATTGAGCCGTCGGCGTTGCGCCACGTTCCAAGTTCAAACGCGGCGCGCGCTGCCTGCACGGCGCGTTCGGCGTCGGCGATGGAAGCGTGCGGAACGGCGGCGAGAGGGCGGCCGTCAGCGGGCGACAGCGTATGAAACACACGGCCACCTTCGGCGGCGACAAGTTGGCCGTCAATGAGCATGCGGTAGGTCGGGACGGCGTCGGTCGCCGTCGCCGACGCGACGGTGGATGAAGTGGACATAACCAGGACATCCCCTTGGGTTGAGTTGGAAGTCGAAGGGTACGCTGTGCGTATCGGTCGAGCAAGCCGAACGGCCGCGGATAGCGCCTAAGCCGACCTCATTCGCCTTCACGCCACCGCCGTTTGACCCACTTGGCAATGCTCGGCCAGACGACCTCGACGGCGCTTTTCCCGATGGACAACCCATGATGCCCGCCGTTGACAGCCAACAGCTCTTTTTCCCGACTTCCCACCAGCGACATCAGCGCTTCCGATGACGCGCGCGGCACGACATCATCGTGGTTGGCGACGACATTCAACAGCGGTACGGTAATCTGTTCCAACTTAACCGTTCGCCGTCCGAGCTTGAGCCGTCCCTGCACCAGTTGGTTTTCCTGATAGCACCACTTCACAAACTGCCGAAACGTCTCACCCGGCAGCGACACCACGTCGTTGACCCAGTAATCAAAGGCCAGAAAGGTTTCAACGAAATCCTCGTTGTCGGCGTGCTGAAGCAAGTCCACGTACTTGGTGATGTTCTTCGTGGGCTTCATCATCATAAAGGTGGACTGCAAAAGCCGTTCTGGCGGATTGCCGAAGGTGTCCACGAGTTTGTCCACGTCAAAGTATTCGCGGCGCGTCCATAGGTTGAGGATGGCGTCGTTGTTGAAGTCCACGGGCGTCGCCAGCAGCACCAGTCCCCGGACACGCGCCGGATGCAACGCTGTGTACATCAGCGAGAGTGTTCCGCCCATGCAGTAGCCGAGCAGGATGACTTGCTCCGCGCTGGCGTCGGCGCAGACAGCCTCAACCGCGTGCTGTAAATACTGGTTGACGTGGTGAGCGAGTGTGAGCCGCGCGTCGCCAGCATCAGGAACGCCCCAGTCAATCATGTAGACTGGAACGCCTTCGCCAGCGAGATAGGCGACGAAACTTTTTCCCGGCGTCAGGTCAAGAATGTAGTACTTGTTGATGAGCGAGTTGACAATCAGAACCGGCCCTGGCCGCCGCCGCAACCGTTTGGGCGCAGGCGGGTAGCCAAGAACGCGCATTTTGTTTTCCTGATACACCGTCTGCGATGGCGTTGGAGCAATGTTAGGTTTTTGCCCAAGGCGGCTTAGCAAGCGCGTGATGTGCGCCAGTTGCGTCATGGTCAAGGGGGCGTTTTTCGTTTTTGGTTGGGTTTTGTAAAGGCTAATCGGCTTTGGTTTTGCGATGCAAGACGCATCGCCTTAGGCACACACGCTCCCAGCTGAAAGCTTGGAAAGCGCGTACGGATCAGCGCTCACGAATCAGCGCAGCTACGGCACGGAGACGGGCGGTGGTTTGGGCTGTCCGTCCCAGTTCCCAATCAACGGCATGTCCCCCGGCACGCCATAGTTCACCGAATGTCCGGCGGCCACCCGTGCGCGACGTCCGCAACTGAGGCCGCATCGTCAAGCCAAGGCTTACAAAGGTTCATAGAAGATTCTGACCGGTATGACGGCGTAAGCGACATCCGTACCCTAAAAACGACCAGTTTTCCTAGGGGGCCAACAGGCATAAGGTGACTGGAAGCGGCCAGTGTGTGGTTCGGTTGGCGTCTGTGGGAATCGTGCTATGTTTGCTTTGCGCCGGCGCGCCGAACGCCGTGACTTTCCGGTGACCGAGGCCCCTCTCGTGAGCAAACACAAAGCCAAAGACGAAAAACCCAAAGAAGAAAAACTCAAGGGCAAACGTCGTAAAAGCGCTGCGCCGACGATCTTTGAAAACGTCGTCGAGCAGGCGACCGAACGGTGGGAGCAACTTGTTCACAACCCAAGGTTCGCCGCCGCGCTGGCGACGGCGCTCGAACAGCCTGTGAACCTTGCCCACCGGGTACAGGAGTTGGTCAGCGTTAGTTTGCGCACGATGAACATCCCAACCCGTGAGGATTACAAGAAACTGAGTCGGCAGCTTGACGCTATCGCCGATCAACTGGATGCTATCCGTGACCGCCTTGAGGCGTTGACCGAACAAACGCCTACGTCGGTACCGCCAGCGTACGGCGCCGAGAAGGCGCGCTCTAAGGGAGGCGGACATTCGCGCAAGAAGAAAGGGCTATCTGCACCGGCTGGCAGCGCCGACGCCGATGCCTGATCAAGGCCGCTAGATGAGCATGCGTCCTCTGTGTCGTCCACCCGCGCTGACGTGGACTCTCTGGCTGCTAGCGATTGGAGTAAGCGGCAGCGCTTACGGGTTGCGTGCGCTGGCGGAACGTCAACCAGTATGGGTCGAGACAATTTACGCCCGGCGGCTGTATCCACGGCTGGCGTCTTGGGTCTCTGCCCCAGCCCGGCTGGTTTCGTTTTCCCTCGCCGAATGTCTGCTGAGCATGCTGTTAGCGGGCGGCTGTGGGCTTCTTCTGTGGGCGCTCTGGAAAGGGCGTCGCCGGCGGCCGCGACTGACCATTCTGCTAGGACGCGGCGTGCCGGTCATGATTTTGGCCTGCGGACTGGGGACACACATCTTTTTACTGCTGTTCGGCTACCACTACGCCCGGCCTGCTGTCCAGAACACTTTTGGGTTGACGCCGCCGCCGCCCAATCCGGTTGCTCTAGAACAGTTCGCGCGCCTCTGCATTGAGCGGGCTAACGCCGAACTGGCCGCCGCCGCGCCGGAGATGGATGCCGAACAAGGCAGCCGTCTCCCTTTGTCGCCAACGCAGCTTGCCGACTTGCTGACGGAAAGTTTTCGCCGCTGCCCTGAATTGGCCTATCTAGCCGACCTTCAGTTGGCGCCGCCCAAAGCGCCGTGGTCATCGCGACTGATGGCGCGCGCCGGCATCGCCGGCATTTTCATTCCCTTCACGGGTGAGCCGCACTACGACGCCAACCAGCCGGCCGCGAGCTTGCCGTTCACTATCGCGCATGAAATGGCTCATCAGCGCGGTTTCGCTTTCGAAAGCGAGGCTAACTTCGTCGCCGCCGTCGTGTGCATTCGGTCAAACCACCCATATGTTCGATATAGCGGCTGGGCCGGAGCTGCCCGCTACGCCTTGCGCGACTTGGCGCGGACGCCGGAGCGATACCGGACGGTTGCGGCGCTGGCCAGCGATGGACTCCGCGCCGATTGGCGGGCGCAGGAGCGCTACTGGTTGCGTCATGCTTCGGGGCGACTAGCCCGCGTGTCGGCGCGCATCAACCACGCCTACCTTCAAGTGAACGGTGTAGCGTCCGGCCTTGCCAACTACGGTGAAGTCACCGGCTGGCTGCTAGCCTGGCAAGCGGCTGAAAAGACGTAGTTCGTCAACGTGTTCCTCGCAAGGCGTCACCTTGGCTTGAGGTTTGGCGTTGGCGCAGCGACACCTGTGGAGCAGTTTGCCTTGCAGGTCGCTGCTGAAGCCAACCCACCGGCGTTCGTCGCACTCGCCGCCTGCCAAACCGTTGACGCGATTCACTAGGGCGTCGCTCCACTTACTCGGAAACTGGTTCTAAACAAACGGTCTAAATCGTAATCGCGCGCGCCGCCCGCAAAGCGCGTTCACGGGTCTCTGCGAGGTCATCCCCCAGCGCTGTGACATGACCCATCTTACGGCCTGGACGCGACGCCTTCTTGCCGTACAGATGAACCGTCACGCCCGGCACTTGCAGTGCAGTTTCCAGTCCGATAGGACGCGCCGGCGCATCGAACCCGCCCAGCAAATTGACCATGACCGCCACCGGCGACCGCATACGCGGTGAACCCAGCGGTAAGTCGAGCCCAGCCCGAACGTGATTTTCAAACTGCGACGTTTCACACGCCTCAATCGTGTAGTGACCTGAATTATGTGGACGCGGCGCAATCTCGTTGATGAGCACCTCTCCGTCGTTGAGCAAGAACAGTTCAATGCCGAAGATGCCGACGCCCGCAATTGCTTCCAGCACTCGCCGGGCTAACGCCGTGACAGACGCCGCTGTCGCCTCCGATATGGCGGCCGGCGCCAACACCGTATGGCACACATGCGCATGCTGGATGGTTTCAACCACTGGATAGATCACCTCTTCGCCGCGTCGGTTGCGTACGGCCATGACGGCGAGTTCCTTGGTGAAGGGGACAAACTCTTCAGCCATCAGAGAACTCCCGCGCTTGCGCAGTTTCTCAAAAGCCGGCGCAATATCGGCCGCGCTGCGAATGAGTTCGTTCCCGTAGCCGTCATAACCGTTTGTCCGGCACTTGAGCACTAACGGCAGGCCAAACCGCCGGCTGACTTCCAGCACTTCGTCCGGGGAATCAGTCGCCGCAAAGCGTGGGACGGGCAATCCTGCCTGCGCTAGCGCCGTTTTTTGGGCAAATTTGTCCTGAACCAGCGCAATCGTGTGCGAAGACGGCGCGACCCGCGGCTTCCCCGTCGCCTCCAAGTAGCGCAAAATGTCGGGCGCAATAAACTCGTTCTCAAGTAAGACAGCGTCGGCGTAGGCTGCAACTGTGTCAAGCAGTTCTAGGGATGACCAATCCCCGATGAAGCGTTCAGTCGCCGTTAGTAGGGCAGGGCTATCGTCCCCCGGCCGCGCGACAATTCCCACTTCACATCCTAGCCGGTACGCCGCATAAGCCGACATCCGCGCCAGTTGGCCGCCGCCCAAAATGGCGATCCGCTGCGTCATACTGCGCGCTGCTCCGCTCACACATCAAGATCAACCACTACGGGCGCGTTGACGAGGCGGTAACGCAGATTGCAAAGCGCCGCGTTGACGAACTCCGTGGTGCCGCGTCGGACGCGCCCGTAGGCTTCGTGAATGTGCCCGAAAACATGCAGGCGCGGCGCGATGCGCTCTACCACGGCGCGTAGTTCCCCACACCCCACCCGCCAACCAAACTGCGTCCGGTCAAGGATGTCATAGGGCGGTGTGTGCGTAATGAGTACGTCCGTGTCTTCGGGAATCAACTCCCACTTCTCACGCAGCGCCGACTTCTTCCAGAGATTGAACGCGCCGTTCATAAACCACGGCTGCCACGGACTGCCGTAGAACTTCAAACCACAGACCGTCGCCGCGCTGTCCATGAGGTACACGGCGTTTTCTAACAACGCCGCCGGCCCGTTCCCGTTTTCCTGCGCGCAATGGTCATGGTTGCCGGCTATGACAAACTTGTATGGATGCGGTTGCCGCTTCAGAAAAGCGTCAAACAAATGCAGTTCGTCCATGGTACCACGGCGGGTGAAGTCACCGGCGTGGATGAGAACGTCCCCCTCCGGCACTTTGAAGTCGTGGTTGCCGTGGGTATCGCTGATGACAACGATGCGCACAGACATAGCCTTTCACCTCAAGCTGCGGCCGCCCGGCTTGGCGGCGCGGGCGACCAAAGGTGTATAAGGCCACAATACCGCACTGCCGCTGGCGGATGAACGCGAAAAAAATCCCGTCCGCATCACCGACGCGGACGGGAGAGCCAACGCGCCAAGCCGCCGCCCCTTAGGCGTAAGCCGGTCGAAACTGCCGGGCGCTGCGCAGGAAGTCCGGCGGCAGTGGCTCTGGGAAACGGTGTTTGATGATGCTGCGGAAGCGCAGATTGGAAATAGTCGCCAGCAGCTTGCGTTGGGCATGCGAACGCGGCGACAAAACCCGCTTGTAGATGGACGACACCGAATAAAATCGCTCGAAAGCGAACTGGAGCAGTCGCCGGGTTTCTTCAGGGTCCGCCCCCTCCCGCACCCAGACGACTTCCTCGCCGGTGTACCGATCCCAATCCGTATGCAGGAGCTTGTCCTTCGTTCTTTGGTATAGAGCCGTGCCGGGAAAAGGCGTCATCACCGAGAAAATCGCCGTCTCGACATTGCAGCGTTCGAGTTCCCTGATGGTCTCCAACGTACTTTCAATCGTCTCCTCCTCAAAACCAAAGAGAATGCCAACATCCACGGCGATGCCGTTCCGATGGAAGAGACGAATGAGTTCCTCGTACTTCTCCGGCCGGTTGAACTTCTTGTTGACGGAGGCAAGTTCATTCGGGTGGATGCTCTCAATGCCAATGAACGCGCGCCGACAGCCCGATTTGGCCGCCAACTCGACTAACTCCGGGCGTTTGATGGTCTGGGTGTCAAAAAACCCGAACCAGCTCAACTTCCGTTTTGCTAGCGTCTTGAACAGGGTCGCCGCCGCATCGGGATTGACAATGAGGTTATCGTCGGCGATGGAGAAAAACTCTGCTCCGTAAGCGTCAATTTCACGCAACAAATGCGCCGGATCGCGGTAGCGCATCTTGCCGCCTGCGAACACTGGAACGGTGCAGAAATCGCACTTGTGCGGGCAGCCGCGCGAAGTCTGAATGCTCATAATCGGCATCTTCAACGTTGGAATCGGCTTGAAATAGCGATCCAGCTTAAGCAAATCCCAGCGCGGCACCGGCAGTTCGTTGAGATCTTGCGAGTGTCCGCCGTAATAAACGGGTTTGAGGTCGTCATTCTGCACATCATCGAGAATCGTCGGCCAGAGCGCCTCACCCTCGCCCGACACCACAGCGTCGCAGTGCTGAAGCGCCTCTTCGATCATGAAACTGACGTGAATGCCGCCCATCACCACCCGAATTCCCCGCGCGCGACACTCGTCCGCAATTTGGTATCCGCGCTGAACATTGCGTGTGTAAGTCGTCATAGCCACCAGGTCGGTATCATCCGGAATGTGGAGCGGCTCGACGTTTTCATCCACAATCGTCACCTTGTGCGGTGCCGGCGTCAGTGCGGCCAGCGTCGGTAAGACGATATTTGGAAAAATCATAAATGGCTTGTGCTGCTGCCCCTTCTCCGGGTTGTAGTAGCGCGGCAACACCAAAAGAATGTTTAACGGACGATGCCGACCAAGTTTCTTGCGACGCCTGATTTGAACGACGACGGACATAGCAACGAGGGGTCTCCTTGGCGAATTTTTGAAAGTCTGGTG
This genomic stretch from Chloracidobacterium sp. harbors:
- a CDS encoding DUF3810 domain-containing protein — encoded protein: MSMRPLCRPPALTWTLWLLAIGVSGSAYGLRALAERQPVWVETIYARRLYPRLASWVSAPARLVSFSLAECLLSMLLAGGCGLLLWALWKGRRRRPRLTILLGRGVPVMILACGLGTHIFLLLFGYHYARPAVQNTFGLTPPPPNPVALEQFARLCIERANAELAAAAPEMDAEQGSRLPLSPTQLADLLTESFRRCPELAYLADLQLAPPKAPWSSRLMARAGIAGIFIPFTGEPHYDANQPAASLPFTIAHEMAHQRGFAFESEANFVAAVVCIRSNHPYVRYSGWAGAARYALRDLARTPERYRTVAALASDGLRADWRAQERYWLRHASGRLARVSARINHAYLQVNGVASGLANYGEVTGWLLAWQAAEKT
- a CDS encoding metallophosphatase domain-containing protein, which translates into the protein MSVRIVVISDTHGNHDFKVPEGDVLIHAGDFTRRGTMDELHLFDAFLKRQPHPYKFVIAGNHDHCAQENGNGPAALLENAVYLMDSAATVCGLKFYGSPWQPWFMNGAFNLWKKSALREKWELIPEDTDVLITHTPPYDILDRTQFGWRVGCGELRAVVERIAPRLHVFGHIHEAYGRVRRGTTEFVNAALCNLRYRLVNAPVVVDLDV
- a CDS encoding B12-binding domain-containing radical SAM protein, coding for MSVVVQIRRRKKLGRHRPLNILLVLPRYYNPEKGQQHKPFMIFPNIVLPTLAALTPAPHKVTIVDENVEPLHIPDDTDLVAMTTYTRNVQRGYQIADECRARGIRVVMGGIHVSFMIEEALQHCDAVVSGEGEALWPTILDDVQNDDLKPVYYGGHSQDLNELPVPRWDLLKLDRYFKPIPTLKMPIMSIQTSRGCPHKCDFCTVPVFAGGKMRYRDPAHLLREIDAYGAEFFSIADDNLIVNPDAAATLFKTLAKRKLSWFGFFDTQTIKRPELVELAAKSGCRRAFIGIESIHPNELASVNKKFNRPEKYEELIRLFHRNGIAVDVGILFGFEEETIESTLETIRELERCNVETAIFSVMTPFPGTALYQRTKDKLLHTDWDRYTGEEVVWVREGADPEETRRLLQFAFERFYSVSSIYKRVLSPRSHAQRKLLATISNLRFRSIIKHRFPEPLPPDFLRSARQFRPAYA
- a CDS encoding 5-(carboxyamino)imidazole ribonucleotide synthase; the protein is MTQRIAILGGGQLARMSAYAAYRLGCEVGIVARPGDDSPALLTATERFIGDWSSLELLDTVAAYADAVLLENEFIAPDILRYLEATGKPRVAPSSHTIALVQDKFAQKTALAQAGLPVPRFAATDSPDEVLEVSRRFGLPLVLKCRTNGYDGYGNELIRSAADIAPAFEKLRKRGSSLMAEEFVPFTKELAVMAVRNRRGEEVIYPVVETIQHAHVCHTVLAPAAISEATAASVTALARRVLEAIAGVGIFGIELFLLNDGEVLINEIAPRPHNSGHYTIEACETSQFENHVRAGLDLPLGSPRMRSPVAVMVNLLGGFDAPARPIGLETALQVPGVTVHLYGKKASRPGRKMGHVTALGDDLAETRERALRAARAITI
- a CDS encoding alpha/beta fold hydrolase, which translates into the protein MTQLAHITRLLSRLGQKPNIAPTPSQTVYQENKMRVLGYPPAPKRLRRRPGPVLIVNSLINKYYILDLTPGKSFVAYLAGEGVPVYMIDWGVPDAGDARLTLAHHVNQYLQHAVEAVCADASAEQVILLGYCMGGTLSLMYTALHPARVRGLVLLATPVDFNNDAILNLWTRREYFDVDKLVDTFGNPPERLLQSTFMMMKPTKNITKYVDLLQHADNEDFVETFLAFDYWVNDVVSLPGETFRQFVKWCYQENQLVQGRLKLGRRTVKLEQITVPLLNVVANHDDVVPRASSEALMSLVGSREKELLAVNGGHHGLSIGKSAVEVVWPSIAKWVKRRWREGE